One region of Triticum aestivum cultivar Chinese Spring chromosome 6B, IWGSC CS RefSeq v2.1, whole genome shotgun sequence genomic DNA includes:
- the LOC123139412 gene encoding BTB/POZ and MATH domain-containing protein 2-like encodes MAEHCKISPAIVAESEERSYAFKIDGYSRTKRLIKDYEGVTSPPFCVGGHDWILRYVPKNGVLVSVYLVLDSADAKDVKAKVRFCLLDKDGVPVPSYSHTIPEHVFPGKGSAWGVVNFIKPEDLERSPHLIDDCFTIRCDVTVMKKFKGKENGQFVVVPSSDLHRHLGDLLKSGDGTDVTFQVDGKTFLAHRSVLAARSPVFKVQLFGAMKGSSDDQIIVDDMEADVFGSLLHFIYTDSLPQMSHEGDNQGVAASHLLVAADRYDVQRLKLICEDKLRSYIDSSTVATSLVLAEQHSCHGLKEVCLHFLTCPSNLEAMIASDGYEHLKSSCPSVLKELIARLLPAELKAAKDILMAI; translated from the coding sequence ATGGCTGAGCACTGCAAGATTTCTCCTGCCATTGTAGCCGAGTCCGAGGAAAGATCGTATGCCTTCAAGATAGACGGATACTCTAGAACCAAAAGGCTGATCAAGGACTACGAGGGCGTGACATCCCCCCCTTTCTGCGTCGGAGGTCACGACTGGATCCTGAGGTACGTCCCCAAAAATGGAGTTCTAGTGTCCGTCTACCTGGTTCTCGATTCTGCCGATGCAAAAGACGTGAAGGCGAAGGTCAGGTTCTGTTTACTCGACAAGGACGGCGTCCCAGTTCCATCGTACAGCCACACCATCCCTGAACATGTCTTCCCAGGCAAAGGATCAGCCTGGGGCGTCGTCAATTTCATCAAGCCGGAGGATCTGGAGCGATCGCCGCACCTGATAGACGACTGCTTCACCATCCGGTGCGATGTCACCGTGATGAAGAAGTTCAAAGGCAAAGAAAATGGCCAGTTCGTTGTGGTTCCCTCGAGCGACTTGCACCGACATCTCGGCGACCTTCTGAAGAGTGGGGATGGAACGGACGTGACCTTTCAAGTCGACGGCAAGACCTTCTTGGCCCATCGGTCCGTGCTCGCTGCTCGGTCGCCTGTGTTCAAGGTGCAGCTCTTCGGCGCCATGAAGGGGAGTTCTGATGATCAGATTATAGTTGATGATATGGAAGCCGACGTGTTCGGATCCTTGCTCCACTTCATATACACCGACTCCCTCCCGCAGATGAGTCATGAGGGAGACAATCAAGGTGTGGCAGCTAGCCACCTCCTTGTAGCGGCGGACAGGTATGATGTTCAGAGGCTGAAGCTTATCTGTGAGGATAAACTGCGCAGCTACATTGACTCCAGCACTGTGGCGACCAGTTTGGTTTTGGCTGAGCAACATAGCTGCCATGGTCTCAAGGAAGTATGTTTGCATTTTCTCACTTGTCCTTCCAATTTGGAGGCGATGATAGCAAGCGATGGCTACGAGCATCTCAAAAGCAGTTGCCCGTCTGTTCTCAAGGAGCTGATTGCTAGACTCCTGCCTGCTGAACTGAAAGCGGCAAAGGATATTTTGATGGCAATTTAG